The DNA window gctccgcctcgaaggccgacccagctacgAGGGGCATGCAAAAGGCCCCCGGGAGGGAACCGTCTGaaccacgaaccactcccccaccgcctgcctgtctcgtcgagctagtaaaggccccgtcggtgttcagcttctcccaaggatcgtcgggtggatgccaaagcacttgcagggatcgtagaactcgccggcgaggaggaatcgaaggcatgaagtcgacggccggggtgcaaccgcgccaatgaagggggactagcacacccgccgccaccaagatccgcagatgctgaacaacctgccaaataatatgtgaagaacgaaaagaaatgccgcggtgcttgcagctattcctctccgtccaaatgaatcagtataccaaacagggaataatgaagctgatgtgcaaggcggtggccctgtgagaggacctccaccaaaaatctaatctaagtgcaatatcagtgcacgtgtgaatgtgtgtgctaatgTAAGGGAACCAACCATcgaagtaatcccaaaccgatctcgccagaggactcgacacaaacaaatgctgaaacgactcaactgaaaaagaagagacacaacacagacacttggatgcaagagagatactGCGGGCttgaacataacactcaacagggaccctctggaggaggaggcgccagatgaagacaaagatggtcggggtcagcccagcattccaaaccatgcgaagtccgaaatgtctaggggaccgtgtccggatgagctcccaagctaaggccgtcgagaactcaccatcgccagtgaggctccatcgcatcacatcccgcctgcccgCCTCGATCGGAACATCCCTGATAATatccaacacatgcaaaggcacaccatacaaagccaaataatcatgcaatttttcaacatgccaagtatgatcacgcCAAAACCTAGAGACATCAGCtgcaggaagatcagtcccaggtggacaataggtcctaaggggaagatccccgacccacacgtcgtcccagaaactaatccgcccttcaCCGAGGGACCATCTAATGAGACCATGCACCTTACCCCTAATACCAGTGAGGCGATGCCatataggactatcatgcacagagtaaggagaaatgaaagcacgaccagcatggaaacaatacttgcgcatggtgaactgcaCCCATAAagaatcctgcgcgagaaatctccaccagagcttgatgctgaaagctttgacgacctcgcggaaacgacggatgccgaggcctccctcatccaacggcagacaaatcttcttcttccagctaacccagtgaatcttcctctgctccccaaccgtgccccaaaagaaccgggccaagatctgctccaactccctCATCCAATACTCATACGGCTTtaggacctggaagatgtgaagagggatggtgacaagggtgctcttgatcagtgcgaggcgccctccaagagagagatgtctgtgagaccagctgtgaatccggtccaccatcttctgtcggatatctaaaaggtagccggccttcagtccccccttatagatagggacatcatggtgtttactgtttcacatagttaattttcattccagtctgaaattcacttgacccagtagttaaaatttccttgatcaagttagtgacttaaattctgtctagagtaaaaatcagtagttaaaaactcgccagttaaagcgtggcaacagccaaccccctgttcactactcacacacttgatacactagcttctctgtgggatcgacctcgaacttgccgctttactattaaagtagtgcaaaattgggagtttataaattacattgttGGCGTGCGATagcgagatcaacttgatcaagtggcaacgacatttgctaactgatccatccggttcagttatctcttccatataacttgaatccaAGTGAAAAAAAAGCCGTGATCGTTAGGCCCGCCAGAGAAGTACTGTGCAAGCTAAGTATCGGAAACTCCGTTActtagcttgagggggagtgttagaataaTATCGCATAGAATCAGGAAataatatgtaattgatttgGAGTATATCTTGCCAAGAATAGAGTATCATTCattgtaaattaggtttaccttACATAGAGTATAGCTAGCCTATAAATTTGTAAATCTGTATTATAATTCAGTGAATAGAATGAATCCCCTCTACCGATTATAACAATTTTAAAGGGATTATTTATctaattcaatttcaaagtCTTTGGTGGGTATCATGAAGTAATtgttatgaaattaaatttgaaggAATTGTACACACACTATATGCACAATAAACAACACACTGCTCACTCTCACGaaatcacacattgcacacgctatacacacacaatatatatacaatacattATGATGGTTTTCAGTTCGTTAGATAAGATCTCATCGAgatataatagtattaaataagTGACAATATATATGATCTATCTGGGAtgaaattagtaaaaaaaataaactaagatAATTAATCATGAGACACAATTATTCCATTCTAATCTAATTTCAATTTCATGATAGCACAGACATTcgaaatatattttgaaaaagaAACTTGGTACAAATTGAACCGAAAATCAAGATGACACTTGTTATTGACTAGGTAGCATTGATTTCAGATCCTCCGACCCCTAAATGGAAAAGGAAAGAAACCAGAATTTAAAAATTTGTAAATGTTATTGactaaacatacaaaaagagAAATAGAAACTGAGAAAGTAATGACTTATCACAAGCGTAAAAGTTGACATTTATTTCGTATCATCACAATCAGCATTCAGGCCCCGCAGACACATAACAAGATAATCCTCTGCACTGCACCCACACCCTCTCATATCTTCCATTAACAGTtttacacaaaacacacacacacacacacattacaTACATATATCTTGGTCCACACAATGTAATACTAATATTGCCAGAAACACACATATACAACAAATAAACAGCTAGTGCAATTATTTCTTTGCATAATGAGTTGAATTTGAAAATCCCCAAAAGAAAAAGACAGTATCAATCAATTATTAACTTACTAGctagatttttattatatgtTTGTTCTTTTTTATCTATGGGAGCATTTGGGATTATTTTAGCATCTCACAATGATCTCCATATAcaatatattagtaatatatttatttggcATGACAAGAATTCGATGATCAACAATCACCTCGGTCAAGGCTGCAAATAGAATTTGTTCTATCACTTCTTGTTCCGTACAATAATGTTAATTGAATAAACAAAGAAAATGGAGCCAAAAATAAAAGAAGTAGAAAAtgattgaataaattaaaaagatatACTACAGACATGAATGTTGATTGAATATTCAAATTAAAACATAATAAGTTGAGATAAATATGTGAACAAGAGATCCATATTAGGTTATCAACTTGTCACAAGAGGTTTTACAAATCAAGATCACCACAcaaatttattatgcatgatttCTTATTAAATATGGAGAGAAAAAAAGACATGATTAAAGTCTCACTCACTTGATCTCCTAATCTCGATCCATCACAAAAAAAGAGCACTCACACACATTAATTAACCCTAATCTGCTTAATTGGATCCCaaatttgaattgaaaaaaaaatcaaccatTAACGAGGCCAGAAGATAGAGCCATGAGCAAGAACGCAGCATCCTTCTCGTCCTCGGGAAACACTCTGTGAAACGCCAAATTCTTGcttaaatttatcaaaaaatcCTCGAAACCAATCCGCTTCTGCCCGTTCCCACCTGAACCCGCCACGGTCACTGCTGTCTTGCAGCGTTTCTTCAGCTGCGACGCGGCGTGCCCGTTCTTCCTTTTCTGCTGCAGTTTGATCTTCGTCACCGGGTCCTGACTGCCCCCGTTAGCAGCTGCAGCCATGGCGCGCCTGGCCTTCCTCTGCCTTATACCACACGCGTTGCATAACGACTGCAAATATacatacaaaaaatacaaattaatcaagaatcatattttttaaaaaaagaattcttggtttattaGGAAAATATAATCTTAGTTAGGGTTAGTTATCAAATTTATCCCAAACTTTTCAATTTGTTTTAAAGATCATGGCATATTTGATCTACGTTTTTTACTTGTGaagtaattaataaaatagataaaattagTGAAAATTTGATAACTAACTATCCCACtctatgattaaaaaaaagttgttaATTACCTTTGGGCCTTTGGGACCACTTCTCCATAAAGGGGTTTTGGTAGTGTTGCAGTCGGAGCAAACCCTAATTGGACTGTTGTTGTTGTAAGAGGAGCTGTTGCTGCTCAGGTCAGTCTCCACAGATGACGACGAAGGCTGTTGCGCCGTTGTTGTTGTCTTAACCACAGCAGCGCGATCAtgatccgtcttcttcatcttctgcaTCACCCTCATCTTGGAAGACATCCATCTCATAGGGTTACTGCTATTTTGAAGCTCATCACTTTCCTTCTTCCATAGGGTTAGATTTAGGCTGCTGTCGTCCGCGCCCTTCGTCTCGTATGCTGATCCGCCCTTCGTCTCGTATGCTGATCCACCGTGGTACCGGTAGTTCTGATCACCCTAAAGATCAAAGCAAATTAAACTCATATCACaactaaatttaaatttgaaaaaaaaaaagaaaaaaatataggtACGTACCGCGATGTGATGGCTAGGTTGGTATAGTTGGTGGTGATCATAGAATCCGGCGTGATCCCGGGTAGGATCGAAGAAAAAATGGCACGAGACGGAAGAGGAATGATTTGGGACAAAGGGCTGCTCATGATCATTGTCAATTTGGTGCATAGGAAAATGTGAAGGGGGGGAGTTTAAGTTCATTTTTTagtaagaaaattaaaaaagacTAGTTGAGAAAGGTTTTTTTTTGCTTGATCCAATTCGAGGAAAATGGAAGTGGTATGTTGTGTTGATTGAAGGGAGGGGAAGCTAAGGCAGTGGTTGATGATGTGTGTGTAAAAGGGCGTAATAAGGTGAGGTTTAGATGGTGTTATATAGGAAAGAGGGGGAAATTCAGGCAGGCTTTCACGTGACTTCATGGCAACCAAACAAACAAGTGTAATAAAAAgacaaaaaggaaaaagga is part of the Salvia splendens isolate huo1 chromosome 6, SspV2, whole genome shotgun sequence genome and encodes:
- the LOC121806925 gene encoding putative GATA transcription factor 22, with the protein product MNLNSPPSHFPMHQIDNDHEQPFVPNHSSSVSCHFFFDPTRDHAGFYDHHQLYQPSHHIAGDQNYRYHGGSAYETKGGSAYETKGADDSSLNLTLWKKESDELQNSSNPMRWMSSKMRVMQKMKKTDHDRAAVVKTTTTAQQPSSSSVETDLSSNSSSYNNNSPIRVCSDCNTTKTPLWRSGPKGPKSLCNACGIRQRKARRAMAAAANGGSQDPVTKIKLQQKRKNGHAASQLKKRCKTAVTVAGSGGNGQKRIGFEDFLINLSKNLAFHRVFPEDEKDAAFLLMALSSGLVNG